One Sinorhizobium mexicanum genomic region harbors:
- the betB gene encoding betaine-aldehyde dehydrogenase yields MKAQPKASHFIDGEYVEDTAGTVIESVYPATGEVIARLHAATPAIVEKAIAAAKRAQPEWAAMSPTARGRILKRAAEIMRERNRELSELETLDTGKPIQETIVADPTSGADSFEFFGGVIATALNGDYIPLGGDFAYTKRVPLGVCVGIGAWNYPQQIACWKGAPALAAGNAMVFKPSENTPLGALKIAEILIEAGLPKGLYNVIQGDRSTGPLLVNHPDVAKVSLTGSVPTGKKVAGAAASELKHVTMELGGKSPLIVFDDADLESAIGGAMLGNFYSTGQVCSNGTRVFVQRNVKEAFLARLKARTEAIVIGDPMDEATQLGPMVSKAQRDKVFSYIEKGKAEGARLVTGGGIPNAVNADGTYIQPTVFADVTDEMTIAREEIFGPVMCVLDFDDEAEVVARANATEFGLSAGVFTADITRAHRVVDQLEAGTLWINTYNLCPVEIPFGGSKQSGFGRENSVAALNHYTELKTVYVGMGPVQAPY; encoded by the coding sequence ATGAAAGCCCAACCGAAAGCCTCGCACTTCATCGATGGTGAATATGTCGAGGACACCGCCGGCACGGTGATCGAGAGCGTCTATCCGGCGACCGGCGAGGTGATCGCCCGTCTTCATGCAGCGACGCCTGCGATCGTCGAAAAAGCGATCGCAGCCGCGAAACGGGCGCAGCCGGAATGGGCCGCGATGAGCCCGACGGCACGTGGCCGCATCCTGAAGCGCGCCGCCGAGATCATGCGGGAGCGCAATCGCGAGCTTTCCGAGTTGGAAACGCTCGATACCGGCAAGCCGATCCAGGAAACGATCGTCGCCGACCCGACCTCCGGGGCCGACAGTTTCGAGTTCTTCGGCGGCGTCATCGCCACTGCGCTCAACGGCGACTACATTCCGCTCGGCGGCGACTTCGCCTACACCAAGCGGGTGCCGCTCGGCGTGTGCGTCGGCATCGGCGCCTGGAATTATCCGCAGCAGATCGCCTGCTGGAAGGGCGCGCCGGCGCTCGCCGCCGGCAATGCCATGGTCTTCAAGCCTTCGGAAAACACGCCGCTCGGCGCGCTGAAGATCGCCGAGATCCTGATTGAAGCGGGGTTGCCCAAGGGCCTCTACAACGTCATCCAGGGCGACCGGTCGACCGGCCCCCTCCTCGTCAATCACCCCGACGTCGCCAAGGTGTCGCTCACCGGCTCGGTACCGACGGGCAAAAAAGTGGCGGGAGCGGCCGCGTCCGAACTCAAGCACGTGACGATGGAACTCGGCGGCAAGTCGCCGCTGATCGTCTTCGACGATGCCGATCTCGAAAGCGCCATCGGCGGCGCCATGCTCGGCAATTTCTATTCGACCGGCCAGGTCTGCTCGAATGGCACCCGCGTCTTCGTGCAAAGGAACGTCAAGGAAGCGTTCCTGGCGCGGCTCAAGGCGCGGACCGAGGCGATCGTGATCGGCGACCCGATGGACGAGGCGACACAGCTTGGCCCGATGGTTTCGAAGGCGCAGCGCGACAAGGTCTTCTCCTATATCGAGAAGGGCAAGGCGGAGGGCGCGCGGCTCGTGACCGGCGGCGGCATTCCGAACGCCGTCAATGCCGACGGAACCTATATTCAGCCCACCGTCTTTGCCGACGTCACCGACGAGATGACGATCGCGCGCGAGGAGATCTTCGGGCCGGTCATGTGCGTGCTCGACTTCGATGACGAGGCAGAGGTCGTCGCCCGGGCGAATGCTACCGAATTCGGCCTTTCCGCCGGCGTCTTCACCGCCGACATCACCCGCGCGCATCGGGTGGTCGACCAGCTCGAAGCGGGCACGCTCTGGATCAATACCTACAACCTCTGCCCGGTCGAGATCCCCTTCGGCGGTTCGAAGCAATCGGGCTTCGGGCGGGAGAATTCGGTGGCGGCGCTCAACCACTACACCGAACTCAAGACCGTTTATGTCGGCATGGGGCCGGTGCAGGCGCCGTACTGA
- the betC gene encoding choline-sulfatase: MVTARPNILIIMVDQLNGKLFPDGPADFLHAPNLKALAKRSARFRNNYTSSPLCAPARASFMAGQLPSRTRVYDNAAEYQSSIPTYAHHLRRAGYYTALSGKMHFVGPDQLHGFEERLTTDIYPADFGWTPDYRKPGERIDWWYHNLGSVTGAGVAEITNQMEYDDEVAFLANQKLYQLSRENDDENRRPWCLTVSFTHPHDPYVARRKFWDLYENCEQLLPEMGALPFDQQDPHSRRIMLSCDYENFEITEEDIRRSRQAYFANISYLDEKVGELIDALTRTRMLDDTLVLFCSDHGDMLGERGLWFKMNFFEGSARVPLMIAGPGVTAGLHLAPTSNLDVTPTLADLAGISMDEVKPWTDGISLLPMVNGAERTEPVLMEYAAEASYAPLVAIREGKWKYVHCALDPDQLYDLDADPLELTNLAENPRGPVDQATLRAFRDMRAAHWDMEAFDAAVRESQARRWVVYEALRNGAYYPWDHQPLQKASERYMRNHMNLDNLEESKRYPRGE; encoded by the coding sequence ATCGTGACCGCCAGACCCAATATTCTGATCATCATGGTGGATCAGCTGAACGGAAAACTCTTTCCGGACGGCCCCGCCGACTTTCTGCATGCGCCGAACCTCAAGGCGCTGGCCAAACGCTCGGCCCGCTTCCGCAACAATTACACCTCATCTCCGTTGTGTGCTCCCGCCCGCGCGTCCTTCATGGCCGGCCAATTGCCGAGCCGCACCCGCGTCTACGACAATGCCGCCGAGTACCAGTCCTCGATCCCGACCTATGCGCACCATCTGCGCCGGGCCGGCTACTACACCGCGCTTTCCGGCAAGATGCATTTCGTCGGGCCGGATCAGTTGCATGGCTTCGAAGAGCGCCTGACGACCGACATCTATCCGGCCGATTTCGGCTGGACGCCGGACTACCGCAAGCCCGGCGAGCGCATCGACTGGTGGTACCACAACCTCGGCTCGGTCACCGGCGCCGGCGTGGCTGAGATCACCAACCAGATGGAATATGACGACGAGGTGGCCTTTCTGGCGAACCAGAAGCTCTACCAGCTTTCACGCGAGAATGACGACGAAAACCGTCGCCCCTGGTGCCTCACGGTATCCTTCACGCATCCGCATGATCCCTACGTCGCGCGGCGCAAGTTCTGGGATCTCTACGAGAACTGCGAGCAACTGCTGCCAGAGATGGGCGCACTCCCCTTCGATCAGCAGGACCCGCATTCGCGGCGCATCATGCTCTCCTGCGATTACGAAAACTTCGAGATCACCGAGGAGGACATCCGCCGGTCGCGGCAGGCCTATTTCGCCAACATCTCCTATCTCGACGAGAAGGTCGGCGAGCTGATCGACGCGCTCACACGGACGCGGATGCTCGACGACACGCTTGTGCTCTTCTGCTCCGACCATGGCGACATGCTCGGGGAGCGCGGCCTGTGGTTCAAGATGAACTTCTTCGAAGGCTCGGCGCGCGTGCCGCTGATGATCGCCGGACCGGGCGTGACCGCGGGCCTGCATCTGGCGCCGACCTCAAACCTCGACGTGACTCCGACGCTTGCCGATCTCGCCGGCATTTCCATGGACGAGGTGAAGCCCTGGACCGACGGCATCAGCCTTCTGCCGATGGTGAACGGTGCGGAGCGCACGGAACCGGTGCTGATGGAATATGCGGCGGAGGCTTCCTACGCGCCGCTCGTCGCGATCCGCGAAGGCAAGTGGAAATATGTCCACTGCGCGCTTGATCCGGATCAGCTCTATGACCTCGATGCCGATCCGCTGGAACTCACCAATCTGGCGGAAAACCCGCGCGGGCCTGTCGATCAGGCGACGCTCAGAGCCTTCCGCGACATGCGCGCCGCCCATTGGGACATGGAGGCCTTCGACGCCGCCGTGCGCGAAAGCCAGGCGCGGCGCTGGGTGGTCTACGAGGCGCTCCGCAACGGCGCCTATTACCCCTGGGACCACCAGCCGCTGCAGAAGGCATCCGAGCGCTACATGCGCAACCACATGAACCTCGACAACCTCGAGGAATCCAAGCGCTATCCGCGGGGAGAATGA
- the betI gene encoding transcriptional regulator BetI — translation MPKIGMEPVRRKALVDAALRVIGDQGTLSVTMSDIARTAGVSPALAHHYFGSKEQLLIATIRSLLAQLRDDAVAALQAAATPREKLSALIRVSFRAEQFAPETIAAWLAFYSEAQRSEDVRRLLVIYARRLRSNLLASLRSLCAVDDAERIAEGAAAMIDGLYIRQSLRSAPISIEASIALTEDYVTTHLEQLYEGRPS, via the coding sequence ATGCCGAAAATCGGGATGGAGCCTGTGCGGCGAAAGGCACTGGTGGACGCGGCGCTGCGCGTGATCGGCGACCAGGGCACGCTCTCGGTCACCATGTCGGACATTGCCAGAACCGCCGGCGTCTCGCCGGCGCTCGCGCACCACTATTTCGGCAGCAAGGAGCAATTGTTGATCGCAACGATCCGCAGCCTTTTGGCACAGCTGCGCGACGATGCTGTCGCTGCGCTGCAGGCGGCGGCAACGCCGCGCGAAAAGCTGAGTGCGCTGATCCGCGTGAGCTTCAGGGCCGAGCAGTTCGCGCCCGAGACCATCGCCGCCTGGCTCGCCTTCTATTCCGAGGCGCAGCGCTCGGAGGACGTTCGCCGTCTCCTCGTGATCTACGCGCGGCGTCTGCGCTCCAATCTTCTGGCGAGCCTCAGGTCGCTTTGTGCTGTCGATGACGCGGAACGCATCGCCGAGGGCGCGGCTGCGATGATCGACGGACTCTATATCCGCCAAAGTCTGCGCTCGGCTCCGATCAGCATCGAAGCTTCGATTGCGCTGACGGAGGACTACGTAACCACCCATCTCGAGCAGCTTTACGAAGGACGGCCATCGTGA
- a CDS encoding HdeD family acid-resistance protein, giving the protein MAHTFDPAGREAVAGKWGWFVALGVVLIMCGGIAFGNLFAATVASVYYVGLIMLIGGLLNLGHAFQVKTWESVVYWALSGACYAAAGLFAFINPLLASSVLTFLMALALIVAGCFRIWVGFKLRPLAGWGWIVIGGLVTLVAGLIIAAGWPVNSLWILGLFLAVDLVMQGLALIAFGVLAKG; this is encoded by the coding sequence ATGGCCCACACGTTCGATCCCGCCGGCAGAGAGGCCGTTGCCGGAAAATGGGGATGGTTCGTCGCCCTCGGTGTGGTCCTGATCATGTGCGGCGGTATCGCTTTCGGCAATCTGTTCGCAGCGACGGTCGCTTCGGTCTATTACGTCGGCCTGATCATGCTCATCGGTGGGCTGCTCAACCTTGGCCACGCGTTTCAGGTCAAGACCTGGGAAAGCGTCGTCTATTGGGCGCTGAGCGGCGCCTGTTATGCGGCGGCCGGCCTCTTTGCCTTCATCAACCCGCTTCTTGCTTCCTCAGTCCTGACTTTCCTGATGGCGTTGGCGCTGATCGTTGCCGGCTGCTTCCGCATCTGGGTCGGCTTCAAGCTCCGGCCGCTGGCGGGCTGGGGCTGGATCGTCATCGGTGGGCTCGTCACCTTGGTTGCCGGCCTCATCATTGCTGCCGGATGGCCGGTCAACAGCCTGTGGATTCTGGGGCTGTTCCTGGCGGTCGATCTCGTGATGCAGGGACTTGCGCTGATCGCTTTCGGCGTTCTTGCCAAGGGCTAG